Proteins from a genomic interval of Paenibacillus sp. FSL H8-0048:
- a CDS encoding response regulator transcription factor → MRQLLIVDDEKNIRCGLRAMIEREAAGRYDIRLACDAFEALEMIASMKIEILITDIRMPELDGIGLIKKLQEFRSRPAVVIVSGYDDFSYARAAIRYEVNEYLLKPVIREELAEVLERIEEELNVSASNLHLGMEQLHTTCEQAEVTVEDSFLQPISDIIPVQKENEGIERALHYIHDNYSHNINMMMVSSKVSFNYSYFSQAFRDYTGENFVSYLKRLRINKAKELLRDTEDRIYEIAGMSGFGNTKNFNRVFKESEGVSPLEYRNQQKLLTTLMEQ, encoded by the coding sequence ATGAGACAGCTGCTGATTGTAGATGATGAGAAGAATATCCGGTGCGGGCTCCGGGCTATGATTGAACGGGAGGCTGCAGGTCGCTATGATATCCGCTTGGCTTGTGACGCCTTTGAGGCCCTGGAGATGATTGCGTCAATGAAAATAGAAATTCTGATTACGGACATTCGTATGCCCGAGTTGGACGGAATTGGTCTAATTAAAAAGCTTCAGGAGTTCAGGTCCAGGCCGGCCGTTGTAATTGTAAGCGGGTATGATGATTTCTCGTATGCCAGAGCCGCTATCCGCTATGAAGTGAATGAGTACCTGCTCAAGCCGGTCATTCGTGAGGAATTAGCTGAAGTGCTGGAGCGGATTGAAGAGGAGCTTAACGTTTCGGCAAGCAATCTTCACCTCGGCATGGAGCAGCTTCATACAACCTGCGAACAAGCGGAGGTTACAGTGGAAGATTCATTTCTGCAGCCTATTTCCGATATCATACCCGTACAGAAGGAGAATGAGGGGATAGAGCGTGCACTTCATTACATCCACGACAATTATTCACATAACATCAATATGATGATGGTTTCAAGCAAAGTGTCCTTTAACTACTCCTATTTCAGCCAGGCTTTCCGCGACTACACCGGAGAGAATTTTGTAAGCTATCTGAAGCGGCTGCGGATCAATAAGGCGAAGGAGCTGCTGCGGGATACGGAGGATCGAATCTATGAAATAGCCGGTATGTCAGGCTTCGGGAACACTAAGAATTTTAATAGAGTGTTCAAAGAAAGCGAAGGCGTAAGCCCGTTGGAGTACCGCAATCAGCAAAAGCTGTTAACCACACTGATGGAGCAATGA
- a CDS encoding GntP family permease codes for MEGLIIGWYGALAGLAIAIILILRKLNPVYALFLGAIVGALIGGANLEQTVSVLVSGTQSVMGTVLRVLAAGVLAGVMMESGAAEAIAQAIVRKFGGSKAILALALATMVITAMGVFIPVAVLIVAPIALSVGNKMEISKLALLLALSGGGKAGNIISPNPNTIAAARGFDLDLSNVMLAGVIPAICGLIVTVILATLLKKKGVMVTPAEAANGTDSANTAAYPPLSRAIVAPLVAIVLLMINPIGSISGIEALTKLKVDALYILPLAGIIGMLAMGQGNKVLQYTSSGLSKMTATVLILIGAGGIAGLISASDLSAQVVHLIELSGISGTFLAPISGILMAAATASTSTGVIVATGSFGQAILNMGTAPLAAAVMVHTGATVIDSLPQGTYFHVTADSMKMSIKQRMGLIPYEAIVGGTMTVVATIVYGFLL; via the coding sequence ATGGAAGGATTAATCATTGGTTGGTATGGAGCGCTTGCAGGACTGGCTATTGCCATTATTCTGATTCTTAGAAAATTGAATCCGGTCTACGCTCTGTTCCTGGGTGCCATTGTAGGGGCGCTGATCGGCGGAGCCAATCTCGAACAGACCGTTAGTGTTCTTGTAAGCGGTACACAAAGTGTAATGGGTACGGTGCTGCGGGTGCTGGCCGCCGGTGTGCTCGCTGGTGTGATGATGGAGTCGGGTGCGGCTGAAGCCATAGCCCAGGCTATTGTCCGAAAGTTCGGCGGAAGCAAGGCCATTCTGGCCCTCGCGCTGGCCACGATGGTCATTACGGCGATGGGGGTATTCATTCCTGTAGCGGTGCTGATTGTGGCTCCGATTGCTTTATCCGTAGGCAACAAAATGGAGATCTCAAAGCTGGCGCTGCTGCTGGCCTTGTCGGGCGGGGGGAAGGCCGGTAATATTATCTCCCCGAATCCGAATACGATTGCTGCTGCACGCGGCTTTGATCTTGATCTGAGCAATGTCATGCTGGCAGGCGTGATTCCGGCCATCTGCGGGTTAATTGTAACCGTTATCTTAGCAACTCTGCTGAAGAAAAAAGGTGTCATGGTCACCCCGGCGGAAGCTGCGAACGGGACAGACAGCGCGAATACTGCCGCTTACCCGCCGCTCAGCAGAGCTATTGTAGCTCCTCTGGTGGCCATCGTCCTGCTCATGATTAACCCGATCGGCTCCATCTCCGGGATCGAAGCGCTCACCAAGCTTAAGGTGGATGCGCTATACATTCTGCCGCTGGCGGGGATTATCGGGATGCTGGCGATGGGGCAAGGCAACAAGGTGCTGCAATATACATCCTCCGGCCTTAGCAAAATGACCGCAACCGTCCTGATCCTGATCGGGGCAGGCGGCATCGCCGGTCTGATCTCGGCTTCCGATCTGTCCGCCCAGGTGGTTCATCTGATTGAGCTGTCCGGCATTTCCGGTACGTTCCTGGCCCCGATTTCCGGGATACTGATGGCTGCGGCTACCGCCTCAACCTCCACGGGTGTTATTGTCGCTACAGGCTCCTTCGGGCAGGCCATTCTGAATATGGGTACGGCTCCGCTCGCTGCCGCTGTGATGGTTCATACCGGAGCTACGGTCATCGACTCGCTGCCGCAGGGCACTTACTTCCATGTCACGGCGGACAGTATGAAAATGTCGATCAAGCAGCGTATGGGGCTCATCCCGTATGAGGCCATCGTTGGCGGCACGATGACGGTTGTGGCTACAATCGTATACGGATTTTTACTATAA
- a CDS encoding glycerate kinase family protein: MRERTFVLAPDSFKESMTAKEVCTAMEAGLRKIYPEATYIHVPMADGGEGTVQSLVDASGGEIHDKEVTGPLGGPVMAKFGILGDGQTAAIEMASASGIQLVDRAERNPLITTTYGTGELILECLNRGIRKIIIGIGGSATNDGGAGMAEALGARFLDEAGNLLPRGGGSLGQLASVDVSRLDVRLQQVQLIVACDVTNPLCGEQGASAVFGPQKGATPDMVRQLDANLAHYAAVVKQQLHKDVCDLPGAGAAGGLGAGLMIFTQATLQKGIEIVIEYTALQQKLEQADFVFTGEGGIDFQTKFGKTPYGVARTAKAGGKKVIALAGYIGEGIDTLYAEGIDAVFGIVPGASSLEKLLADGPANVERTCENIARLLKLAE; encoded by the coding sequence ATGAGAGAGAGAACCTTTGTACTGGCGCCGGATTCCTTCAAGGAGAGCATGACTGCGAAAGAAGTATGTACAGCGATGGAGGCCGGGCTCCGCAAGATATACCCAGAAGCAACCTACATCCATGTTCCGATGGCGGACGGCGGGGAGGGGACCGTACAGTCCCTTGTCGATGCTTCCGGCGGAGAGATTCACGATAAAGAGGTAACAGGGCCGCTGGGCGGGCCGGTTATGGCCAAATTCGGAATTCTCGGCGACGGGCAGACGGCGGCGATCGAGATGGCTTCGGCCAGCGGCATTCAACTGGTGGACAGGGCCGAGCGCAATCCGCTGATTACCACAACTTACGGGACGGGCGAGCTGATTCTGGAATGTCTGAACCGGGGCATCCGCAAAATCATCATCGGCATCGGCGGCAGCGCCACCAATGACGGCGGTGCCGGCATGGCCGAAGCGCTCGGCGCTAGATTCCTGGATGAGGCGGGGAACTTACTTCCGCGCGGCGGCGGCAGCCTGGGGCAGCTGGCCAGTGTTGACGTTAGCAGGCTTGATGTGAGACTGCAGCAGGTTCAGCTCATCGTTGCCTGCGATGTGACGAACCCGTTATGCGGCGAGCAGGGGGCTTCGGCGGTCTTTGGTCCGCAAAAAGGAGCCACCCCTGACATGGTCCGGCAGCTTGACGCCAATCTCGCCCATTATGCGGCGGTGGTGAAGCAGCAGTTGCACAAGGATGTGTGCGATCTGCCTGGAGCCGGTGCAGCAGGGGGACTGGGCGCGGGCCTGATGATCTTCACGCAGGCAACGCTGCAGAAGGGGATTGAGATCGTCATCGAATACACTGCTCTCCAGCAGAAGCTGGAGCAGGCGGACTTCGTCTTCACCGGTGAAGGCGGAATTGACTTCCAGACCAAATTCGGCAAAACACCATACGGCGTCGCCCGCACCGCCAAGGCTGGCGGCAAGAAAGTGATCGCCCTGGCCGGTTATATCGGCGAAGGGATTGATACGCTGTATGCCGAAGGCATCGATGCCGTATTCGGCATTGTGCCGGGCGCATCCAGCCTGGAGAAGCTGCTGGCTGACGGCCCCGCCAATGTCGAGCGGACCTGCGAGAATATCGCCAGGCTGCTGAAGCTGGCTGAATAG
- a CDS encoding CdaR family transcriptional regulator, whose amino-acid sequence MFQLSEKQAQEIVDKMMMDIPYNINIMNDQGIIIGSGHKARVGTVHQGAVEALSTGHRVEVMEDGRYEKKGTNEPIVIGNTRVGVIGISGSPEEVRPFCNIVRTTVSLLIEQRNTLEHLASEANRKKALLEMLLNHQGAYSQKLRKEAAAYQIDLLQKTTVLYLKHVQPELDETKLLFLHPSFQLDGDTWVILVQNRLDCSRLIAELLHNQPQLLLASGRLEASIAEGYRQAKAALGVILALRPAAQSIRYEDAEFLVKLSQAKLSDKPGTAMKLEDTADLLETLRSFINHNCSVSQTAEQLNIHRNTLQYRLKRIGSITGKDPRNLLQLFELTHELLALYK is encoded by the coding sequence TTGTTTCAGCTATCGGAGAAGCAGGCTCAGGAGATTGTAGACAAGATGATGATGGATATCCCCTATAACATCAACATCATGAACGATCAGGGAATCATCATCGGCAGCGGACATAAGGCAAGGGTCGGCACCGTTCATCAGGGGGCTGTCGAAGCGCTGTCCACCGGGCATAGGGTCGAAGTCATGGAGGACGGGCGATATGAGAAAAAGGGCACCAACGAACCGATTGTCATCGGCAATACCCGCGTAGGTGTAATCGGAATCTCCGGCAGCCCGGAAGAGGTCCGCCCCTTCTGCAATATCGTGAGGACCACGGTATCGCTGCTCATTGAGCAAAGAAACACGCTGGAGCATCTGGCCAGCGAGGCCAACCGCAAGAAGGCGCTGCTGGAGATGCTTCTTAACCATCAGGGAGCTTACTCCCAGAAGCTGCGAAAAGAAGCGGCGGCCTATCAGATCGACCTTCTGCAGAAGACCACCGTGCTGTATCTCAAGCATGTGCAGCCGGAGCTGGATGAGACAAAGCTTTTGTTCCTGCATCCGTCCTTCCAGCTTGATGGGGATACATGGGTAATCCTGGTCCAGAACCGGCTGGACTGCAGCCGGCTGATTGCGGAGCTGCTGCACAATCAGCCGCAGCTCCTGCTGGCTTCGGGCCGGCTGGAGGCCAGTATCGCAGAGGGCTACCGTCAGGCCAAAGCTGCCCTCGGTGTTATTCTGGCACTCCGCCCTGCTGCGCAATCGATCCGCTACGAGGATGCGGAATTCCTGGTAAAGCTCAGTCAGGCGAAGCTGTCAGACAAGCCCGGCACGGCGATGAAGCTGGAGGATACCGCCGATCTGCTGGAGACGCTCCGCAGCTTCATCAATCACAATTGCAGTGTCTCGCAGACGGCTGAGCAGCTGAACATCCACCGCAATACGCTGCAATACCGCCTGAAGCGGATCGGGAGCATCACCGGCAAGGACCCGAGAAACCTGCTGCAGCTCTTCGAGCTTACGCATGAGCTGCTGGCGCTGTATAAGTAG
- a CDS encoding dihydrodipicolinate synthase family protein, whose protein sequence is MKLSHPNAGVIPPVPTILDSAGKFDRDGMKLLIDSLIAKGVHGLFFLGTAGEFTLFTAEQREEIAELCLEYTNGRLPAWIGTGSNTAPETLRLSRHAAEHGATGIVIMNPYYYKLSGDALFAHYAAVLEAVDVPLMLYNFPAMTGQDLTPAFVARLAAHYPNVLGIKDTVDQLSHIRQMIMQVKAVSPDFSVFCGFDEYLLPTLAAGGDGAIAASANFAPELMLGVYDNFKQGDLAGVLAFQKRLIEIPALYAIDDPFVASIKEAVRLSGLPVSTFSLASPGVWSAEHEDRLKQIFSRAGIAQG, encoded by the coding sequence ATGAAACTTAGCCACCCGAATGCAGGTGTCATTCCTCCCGTCCCGACGATTCTGGATTCCGCCGGTAAATTCGACCGTGACGGAATGAAGCTGCTGATCGACAGCCTGATCGCCAAAGGGGTTCACGGTCTATTCTTCCTTGGAACAGCCGGAGAATTCACCCTGTTCACCGCAGAGCAGCGTGAAGAGATCGCAGAGCTATGCCTGGAGTATACGAATGGCCGTCTTCCAGCCTGGATTGGCACTGGCAGCAATACGGCCCCTGAGACCCTCCGGCTCTCCCGTCATGCCGCTGAACATGGAGCTACCGGCATCGTCATTATGAATCCGTATTACTACAAGCTGAGCGGGGACGCCCTGTTTGCGCATTATGCTGCTGTTCTGGAAGCCGTCGATGTACCGCTCATGCTGTATAACTTCCCGGCCATGACCGGCCAGGATCTGACTCCGGCCTTCGTGGCCCGCCTGGCCGCACATTATCCGAATGTACTCGGCATCAAGGATACCGTGGACCAGCTTAGCCACATCCGCCAGATGATCATGCAGGTCAAGGCGGTCAGCCCGGACTTCTCCGTCTTCTGCGGCTTCGATGAATACCTGCTGCCTACACTCGCTGCCGGTGGAGACGGGGCCATTGCGGCCAGTGCCAACTTCGCTCCAGAGCTGATGCTGGGTGTATACGATAACTTCAAGCAGGGCGACCTGGCCGGTGTGCTCGCCTTCCAGAAGCGTCTGATTGAGATTCCGGCGCTGTATGCCATCGATGATCCGTTCGTAGCTTCTATTAAAGAAGCCGTCCGGCTGTCCGGCCTGCCGGTATCGACCTTCAGTCTGGCTTCACCGGGGGTGTGGAGCGCGGAGCATGAGGATAGGCTGAAGCAGATTTTCAGCCGGGCGGGAATTGCTCAAGGGTAA
- a CDS encoding IclR family transcriptional regulator, with amino-acid sequence MDQKYWVPALERADLILKAISRQTGALKMTDLCEETGINKSSMFSLLRTMETLGWVVKDAGERYVLGAGISYYNTVYNDSLKQNMNLVERFLAESVQSVGAVGETFQLSVLDRDEIIYLAKQEGQSLVRLESSPGMRFPAYATAMGKMMLALLPEGELERRYPDKMLPAVTARTLTDWSKFTAALAAIRKTGYALDQEEIIQGISCAAAPVLDASGKAVAAVSTSMLQHAFEAKREIALREVKALAGKLSLS; translated from the coding sequence GTGGACCAGAAGTACTGGGTTCCGGCATTGGAACGGGCAGATCTGATTCTTAAGGCCATCTCAAGACAGACCGGAGCGCTCAAAATGACAGATCTTTGCGAGGAGACCGGCATTAACAAAAGCTCGATGTTCTCGCTGCTGCGCACAATGGAGACTCTGGGGTGGGTGGTGAAGGATGCGGGCGAGAGGTATGTGCTTGGCGCCGGGATCTCCTACTATAATACCGTCTACAATGATTCGCTTAAGCAGAATATGAATCTGGTAGAGCGGTTTCTGGCAGAGTCGGTGCAGAGTGTCGGGGCGGTGGGCGAGACCTTTCAGCTGTCGGTGCTGGACCGCGATGAGATTATTTACCTGGCCAAGCAGGAGGGGCAGTCTCTGGTAAGGCTGGAGTCCAGCCCCGGTATGCGGTTTCCGGCATATGCGACGGCGATGGGCAAGATGATGCTGGCGCTGCTGCCGGAGGGTGAGCTGGAACGGCGTTATCCCGATAAAATGCTGCCTGCCGTCACTGCCCGCACGCTCACAGACTGGTCTAAGTTCACTGCAGCCTTGGCTGCGATCCGTAAGACCGGCTATGCGCTGGATCAGGAGGAGATTATCCAAGGCATCAGCTGCGCCGCAGCGCCGGTTCTGGATGCCTCAGGCAAGGCAGTTGCCGCTGTCAGCACCTCGATGCTTCAGCATGCATTCGAGGCGAAGCGGGAGATTGCGCTGCGGGAGGTAAAGGCACTGGCAGGGAAGCTCTCGTTGTCTTAG
- a CDS encoding YjhG/YagF family D-xylonate dehydratase, whose protein sequence is MKEDIIEAVPVHTAAEGPAGQLPITGEVLRNAPSGEIFGMTQNAGMGWNPLLLNRPQYLILGTMGGIRREDGTPLALGYHTGHWEIGVMMEEIAEELTANEGIPFAGYVSDPCDGRSQGTTGMFDSLPYRNDAAIVLRRLIRSLPTRKGVLGVATCDKGLPAMLLALAGMHKLPGIIVPGGVTLPPIEGEDAGKVQSIGARYSNGELSLEEAADLGCRACATPGGGCQFLGTAATAQVIAEALGMALPHSALSPSGQPIWKNIGRQSARALQHLDQNGIVMSDILTDQSIQNAMVLHAAFGGSTNLLLHLPAIAHAAGLKVPTVEDWNRVNRMVPRLVSVLPNGPVPHPTIRVFLAGGVPEVMLHLRKLGLIDESVLTVTGRTLGENLDWWESSQRRTELRQRLLEADGVDPDSVIMSPEEAKRQGMASTMTFPIGNLCPEGAVIKSAAIDPAVLDSEGVYRHTGRVKVFTTERAAIRSIKLGMVQAGDILAVIGRGPSGTGMEETYQLTSALKHLPYGKYVTLITDARFSGVSTGACIGHMGPEALAGGPLGKLRDNDWVEVRIDTVNLEGSVNLVGEGNEPLTKEAGTLILASRTPHPGLAVDPGLPEDTRLWAALQAASGGTWKGCIYDTDKIIALLEAGRQALEEKL, encoded by the coding sequence ATGAAGGAAGACATCATTGAAGCTGTTCCGGTACATACCGCTGCAGAAGGGCCGGCAGGCCAGCTGCCGATCACCGGGGAGGTGCTGCGGAATGCGCCGAGCGGAGAGATTTTTGGCATGACCCAGAATGCGGGCATGGGCTGGAATCCGCTGCTGCTGAACCGGCCCCAGTATCTGATTCTCGGAACGATGGGCGGCATCCGGCGTGAGGACGGCACTCCGCTGGCGCTCGGATACCATACCGGTCACTGGGAGATCGGTGTGATGATGGAAGAGATCGCGGAGGAGCTTACCGCAAATGAGGGGATTCCGTTCGCCGGTTATGTCAGCGATCCCTGTGACGGCAGGTCCCAGGGAACCACAGGCATGTTCGATTCCCTCCCTTACCGCAATGATGCGGCCATCGTGCTGCGGCGGCTGATCCGTTCACTCCCCACACGTAAGGGCGTGCTTGGCGTAGCGACCTGCGACAAAGGACTGCCCGCCATGCTGCTGGCCCTTGCCGGCATGCACAAGCTGCCGGGCATCATCGTGCCCGGCGGCGTGACCCTGCCTCCTATAGAGGGAGAGGACGCAGGTAAGGTGCAGAGCATCGGGGCGCGCTACAGCAACGGGGAGCTGTCCCTGGAGGAAGCGGCAGATCTCGGCTGCCGGGCCTGTGCGACGCCGGGCGGCGGCTGTCAGTTCCTCGGCACCGCCGCAACCGCCCAGGTGATTGCGGAGGCACTTGGCATGGCGCTGCCGCATTCGGCCCTGTCTCCTTCGGGGCAGCCGATCTGGAAGAACATCGGCCGCCAGTCGGCCCGGGCCCTTCAGCATCTGGATCAGAACGGAATCGTGATGAGTGACATTCTGACAGATCAGTCGATCCAGAATGCCATGGTGCTGCACGCTGCCTTCGGCGGCTCTACGAATCTGCTGCTGCATCTGCCGGCCATCGCCCATGCCGCCGGGCTGAAGGTTCCGACCGTTGAGGACTGGAACCGGGTGAACCGGATGGTTCCGCGCCTCGTCAGCGTGCTGCCGAATGGTCCGGTACCGCATCCGACCATCCGGGTGTTCCTCGCAGGGGGAGTTCCTGAAGTTATGCTGCATCTGCGGAAGCTGGGGCTGATTGATGAGTCCGTGCTGACGGTAACCGGGCGCACACTGGGCGAGAATCTGGACTGGTGGGAGAGCTCGCAGCGCCGGACGGAGCTGCGGCAGCGGCTGCTGGAAGCGGATGGCGTAGACCCGGATTCCGTGATCATGAGTCCGGAAGAGGCTAAACGCCAGGGCATGGCGTCTACGATGACGTTCCCTATCGGCAATCTCTGCCCCGAAGGTGCAGTTATCAAATCGGCAGCCATTGATCCTGCCGTTCTGGACAGCGAGGGCGTCTATCGCCATACCGGGCGAGTGAAGGTGTTCACCACAGAGAGAGCCGCCATCCGCAGCATCAAGCTGGGTATGGTTCAAGCGGGGGATATTCTGGCTGTCATCGGCCGTGGACCGAGCGGAACCGGGATGGAGGAGACTTACCAGCTCACCTCGGCGCTCAAGCATCTGCCGTACGGCAAATATGTCACGCTGATCACGGATGCCCGCTTCTCCGGCGTCTCCACAGGTGCCTGCATCGGCCATATGGGGCCGGAGGCACTGGCGGGTGGCCCGCTTGGCAAGCTTCGTGATAATGACTGGGTGGAGGTGCGGATTGATACTGTGAATCTGGAAGGAAGCGTGAATCTGGTCGGTGAGGGGAATGAGCCGCTGACCAAGGAAGCGGGGACGCTGATTCTGGCTTCGCGGACACCTCATCCGGGCCTGGCGGTAGACCCGGGCTTGCCGGAGGATACCCGGCTGTGGGCTGCTCTGCAGGCGGCCAGCGGCGGAACCTGGAAGGGCTGTATCTACGACACTGATAAAATCATTGCCTTACTGGAAGCAGGACGGCAAGCATTGGAGGAGAAACTATGA
- a CDS encoding glycoside hydrolase family 43 protein, giving the protein MSRNLIHNPILRGFHPDPSICRAGDDYYIATSTFEWFPGVRIHHSRDLVNWRPLTYALTRSSQLNMEGDPDSGGIWAPCLTYDNGLFYLIYTDVKSRQGAFKDTPNYLVTAENIEGPWSEPVYLNSSGFDPSLFHDEDGRKWLVNMLWDHRTGRNSFAGIVLQEYSVEEQRLIGPVTNIYKGTELKLTEGPHLYRKDGWYYLITAEGGTQYDHAVTVARAKQIEGPYETAPVNPLLTSAGHPGLALQKAGHASLVETQTGEWYMVHLCGRPVTDKYCNLGRETAIQRVEFTADGWLALSGGGNAPSLTVEGPDLPAHPFAPAAPRDDFDAPQLDVRWSTLRVPADETWLSLQERPGYLRLRGRESMSSMHRQSLVALRQQAFRCSAETSVDFEPQHFQQMAGLIVYYDTMDYLYLRITHDEVLGRTLGLIRSKDGVYEDTLTPEVPLPPGASVALKVVIDGELAQFYYSTGGSDWEKIGPALEIYHLSDDFPAYIRFTGTFIGMCAQDLSGTLHPADFDYFEYLEQE; this is encoded by the coding sequence ATGAGCCGAAATCTGATTCATAATCCCATTCTGCGCGGATTTCATCCCGACCCGTCGATCTGCCGGGCTGGAGATGACTATTACATTGCTACTTCAACCTTTGAGTGGTTCCCCGGCGTGCGGATTCATCATTCGCGCGATCTCGTGAACTGGCGGCCGCTGACTTATGCGCTGACCCGCAGCTCGCAGCTCAATATGGAGGGGGACCCCGATTCCGGCGGCATCTGGGCACCTTGTCTCACGTACGACAATGGACTCTTTTATCTGATCTATACCGATGTCAAAAGCCGTCAGGGAGCTTTCAAGGATACGCCTAACTATCTGGTGACGGCCGAGAATATTGAAGGCCCCTGGTCCGAGCCAGTCTATCTAAATAGTAGCGGCTTCGACCCCTCGCTGTTCCATGACGAGGACGGGCGTAAATGGCTGGTCAATATGCTGTGGGATCACCGCACCGGCCGCAACAGCTTCGCCGGGATTGTGCTCCAGGAATATTCGGTGGAGGAGCAGCGCCTGATCGGCCCGGTTACTAACATCTACAAAGGGACGGAGCTGAAGCTGACCGAAGGCCCGCACCTGTACCGGAAGGACGGCTGGTATTATCTGATTACTGCTGAGGGCGGTACGCAGTATGATCATGCGGTAACGGTAGCCCGCGCGAAGCAGATTGAAGGTCCTTACGAGACCGCTCCCGTTAATCCGCTGCTGACCTCTGCAGGACACCCCGGGCTTGCGCTGCAAAAAGCAGGCCATGCCAGCCTGGTAGAGACGCAGACCGGCGAATGGTACATGGTGCATCTGTGCGGCCGTCCGGTTACGGACAAGTACTGCAACCTAGGCCGGGAGACGGCGATTCAGCGCGTTGAATTTACAGCAGACGGCTGGCTGGCCTTGTCCGGGGGCGGAAATGCTCCATCGCTGACGGTGGAAGGCCCGGATCTTCCGGCGCATCCTTTTGCGCCAGCCGCTCCGCGCGACGACTTCGACGCTCCGCAGCTGGATGTCCGCTGGAGCACACTACGCGTGCCGGCCGATGAAACCTGGCTCTCGCTCCAGGAGCGTCCCGGCTATCTGCGCCTGCGTGGCAGGGAATCGATGAGCTCCATGCACCGCCAGAGCCTGGTTGCCCTGCGCCAGCAGGCCTTCCGTTGCAGCGCGGAGACCTCGGTGGACTTCGAGCCGCAGCATTTCCAGCAGATGGCCGGCCTGATCGTCTATTACGATACGATGGATTACCTCTATCTGCGGATCACGCACGATGAAGTCCTTGGCCGAACCCTGGGACTCATCCGCTCCAAGGATGGAGTCTATGAAGACACCTTGACGCCTGAAGTACCGCTGCCTCCCGGAGCAAGTGTAGCGCTCAAGGTCGTCATTGACGGCGAATTGGCCCAGTTCTATTACAGCACCGGCGGCTCCGATTGGGAGAAGATCGGCCCGGCTCTGGAAATCTACCATCTGTCCGATGATTTCCCGGCCTATATCCGGTTTACCGGCACCTTCATCGGCATGTGCGCCCAGGACCTCAGCGGCACGCTGCATCCGGCTGATTTTGATTACTTTGAGTATCTGGAGCAAGAGTAA